From a single Nostoc sp. MS1 genomic region:
- a CDS encoding homoserine dehydrogenase, with the protein MGVKLGILGLGTVGTGTVQLLQDAVGRHSLLQEVEIYRVGVRSPDKPREVQLSSAVITTDLESIVNDPEVDIVVEVMGGLEPARSLILQAIKNGKHVVTANKAAIARFGAEIFTAANHAGVYVMLEAAVGGGIPVIQPLKQALSVNRLHTVTGIVNGTTNYILTRMQTEGSDFGDVLADAQRLGYAEADPTADVDGLDAADKIAILASLAFDGRINLQDVYCEGIRQVSKTDIAYAEKLGYVIKLLAIAKNQANDTTKLSVRVHPTFVPKTHPLASINGVYNAILVEGEPIGQVMFFGPGAGAGATASAVTSDILNLVAALKSNTTAPNPLLTCRHEDYSQIAPISDLSSRFYARFLTKDQAGVIGQLGTCFGNHGVSIESIVQTGFQGELAEIVVVTHDVREGEFRQALAEIKSLPAIDTIPSILRVL; encoded by the coding sequence GTGGGTGTAAAGCTGGGAATCTTAGGATTAGGTACGGTAGGAACAGGGACTGTGCAACTGCTACAAGATGCGGTTGGTCGTCACTCTTTACTACAAGAGGTAGAAATATATCGTGTGGGAGTTCGATCGCCTGATAAACCCCGCGAGGTACAATTATCATCGGCAGTTATTACTACAGATTTAGAGTCAATTGTCAACGATCCAGAAGTAGATATTGTTGTTGAGGTCATGGGGGGTTTGGAACCAGCGCGATCGCTGATTCTCCAAGCCATCAAAAATGGCAAACACGTAGTTACAGCGAATAAGGCGGCGATCGCCCGGTTTGGGGCGGAAATATTCACGGCCGCTAACCACGCTGGGGTATATGTGATGCTAGAAGCCGCCGTTGGTGGTGGGATTCCAGTAATTCAGCCATTAAAGCAGGCTTTGAGTGTCAATCGGCTTCATACAGTTACAGGTATCGTCAACGGCACAACTAACTACATCCTCACCCGGATGCAAACAGAGGGTAGCGATTTTGGGGATGTGTTGGCTGATGCCCAACGCTTGGGTTACGCGGAAGCTGACCCTACGGCTGATGTAGACGGGTTAGATGCAGCAGATAAAATTGCAATTCTCGCATCCTTAGCTTTTGATGGGCGGATTAACCTTCAGGATGTCTATTGTGAGGGGATTCGCCAAGTTAGTAAAACAGATATCGCCTACGCTGAAAAATTGGGATATGTGATTAAATTGTTAGCGATCGCCAAAAATCAGGCTAATGATACCACCAAACTATCTGTCAGGGTTCATCCTACCTTCGTACCCAAAACCCATCCCCTAGCCAGCATTAACGGCGTGTATAACGCCATCCTCGTAGAAGGTGAACCCATCGGTCAGGTCATGTTTTTTGGCCCTGGTGCGGGTGCAGGTGCAACTGCCAGCGCCGTTACCTCAGATATTTTGAATCTGGTTGCAGCGTTGAAAAGCAATACCACAGCCCCCAATCCCCTGTTAACCTGTAGACACGAAGACTACAGCCAAATTGCCCCTATCAGCGACCTCTCAAGTAGATTTTACGCCCGCTTCCTCACCAAAGACCAAGCTGGTGTCATTGGTCAGTTGGGTACATGCTTTGGAAATCACGGTGTGAGTATAGAGTCAATAGTCCAAACTGGTTTTCAGGGAGAACTAGCAGAGATTGTAGTTGTAACTCACGATGTCAGAGAAGGTGAATTTCGCCAAGCCTTGGCAGAAATTAAGAGCCTACCAGCAATTGACACCATTCCTAGCATTTTGAGAGTGTTATGA
- a CDS encoding phosphoribulokinase: MTTKPERVVLIGVAGDSGCGKSTFLRRLIDLFGEEFMTVICLDDYHSLDRKQRKETGITALDPRANNFDLMYEQIKALKEGHEINKPIYNHETGLIDPPEIVKPNHIVVVEGLHPLYDERVRSLLDFSVYFDISDEVKIAWKIQRDMAERGHRYEDVLAAINSRKPDFQKYIEPQREFADVVLQVLPTNLIKDDTERKVLRVRMLQREGKEGFEPAYLFDEGSTINWTPCGRKLTCSYPGMQLYYGSDVYYGRYVSVLEVDGQFDNLEEVIYIETHLSNTSTKYQGELTQLLLQHREYPGSNNGTGFFQVLTGLKMRATYERLTAKEAKLAVQV; this comes from the coding sequence ATGACAACTAAGCCGGAACGCGTGGTACTGATTGGAGTAGCCGGAGACTCCGGGTGCGGTAAATCTACGTTTTTGCGTCGTTTGATTGATTTATTCGGTGAAGAGTTTATGACAGTTATCTGTTTGGATGACTATCATTCTTTAGACCGCAAACAACGTAAAGAAACTGGAATCACTGCACTTGACCCCAGAGCCAACAATTTTGACCTGATGTATGAGCAAATTAAAGCTCTCAAAGAAGGTCATGAAATTAACAAGCCGATTTATAACCATGAAACCGGTTTGATTGACCCACCTGAAATAGTCAAGCCAAATCATATTGTAGTGGTTGAAGGTCTGCATCCTTTATATGATGAACGGGTGCGATCGCTTCTCGATTTCAGCGTCTACTTTGACATCAGCGACGAAGTTAAAATTGCTTGGAAAATCCAGCGTGATATGGCCGAAAGGGGTCATCGCTACGAAGATGTTCTAGCGGCTATCAATTCTCGTAAGCCAGATTTCCAAAAGTATATCGAACCTCAAAGAGAATTTGCTGATGTAGTGTTGCAAGTATTGCCCACCAACTTAATTAAGGACGATACAGAGCGTAAAGTACTGCGGGTACGGATGCTACAACGGGAAGGTAAAGAAGGTTTTGAACCCGCTTACTTGTTTGATGAAGGTTCAACTATCAACTGGACTCCTTGCGGACGTAAACTCACCTGTTCTTACCCAGGAATGCAGTTGTACTACGGTTCCGATGTTTACTACGGTCGTTACGTTTCCGTTCTCGAAGTAGATGGTCAATTCGACAACCTCGAAGAAGTAATTTACATCGAAACCCACCTCAGCAATACATCCACCAAGTATCAAGGTGAGTTGACTCAGTTGCTACTTCAACACCGTGAGTATCCTGGTTCTAACAACGGAACTGGTTTTTTCCAAGTGTTAACAGGTTTGAAAATGCGTGCTACTTACGAACGCTTGACAGCAAAGGAAGCCAAGTTAGCAGTTCAGGTTTAA
- the petH gene encoding ferredoxin--NADP reductase: MSNQGAFESAANIESGSRIFVYEVVGLRQNEETEQTNYPIRKSGSVFIRVPYNRMNQEMQRITRLGGKIVSIHPASILEQVNGKAANTENGKATPVTTDIQAKGVSETPAEEKSKKKDNKGNTMTQAKAKHADVPVNTYRPNSPFIGKVISNDPLVQEDGIGIVQHVKFDLTGGDLKYIEGQSIGIIPPGLDKNGKPEKLRLYSIASTRHGDDVDDKTISLCVRQLEYKHPETGETVYGVCSTYLTQIKPGDEVKITGPVGKEMLLPEDPEANVIMMATGTGIAPMRAYLWRMFKDSERAANPEYQFKGFSWLIFGVPTTPNILYKEELEEIQQKYPENFRLTYAISREQKNPQGGRMYIQDRVAEHADELWALIKNEKTHTYICGLRGMEDGIDAALTAAAAKEGVTWSSYQKDLKKAGRWHVETY; encoded by the coding sequence ATGTCTAATCAAGGTGCTTTTGAGAGTGCTGCCAACATAGAATCAGGTAGCCGCATCTTCGTTTACGAAGTGGTGGGTCTACGTCAGAACGAAGAAACTGAACAAACGAACTACCCAATTCGTAAAAGTGGCAGTGTGTTCATCAGAGTGCCTTACAATCGCATGAATCAAGAAATGCAGCGTATCACTCGACTAGGCGGCAAAATTGTTAGCATTCACCCTGCCAGCATACTAGAGCAAGTCAATGGCAAAGCTGCTAACACTGAGAATGGTAAAGCCACACCTGTAACAACAGATATTCAAGCTAAAGGTGTCTCAGAAACACCTGCGGAAGAAAAGTCTAAGAAAAAAGACAACAAAGGCAACACCATGACTCAAGCGAAAGCCAAACACGCTGATGTTCCTGTCAATACTTACCGTCCCAATTCCCCTTTTATTGGTAAGGTCATTTCTAATGACCCACTGGTACAAGAAGATGGGATTGGTATAGTTCAACACGTTAAATTTGATCTAACTGGTGGTGACTTAAAGTACATCGAAGGTCAAAGTATTGGCATTATCCCCCCAGGTTTAGATAAAAATGGTAAGCCTGAAAAACTGAGACTCTACTCCATCGCCTCAACCCGTCATGGCGATGATGTAGATGATAAAACAATCTCCTTGTGCGTCCGTCAATTAGAGTATAAGCATCCAGAAACTGGCGAAACAGTCTACGGTGTTTGTTCTACCTACCTGACTCAAATTAAACCAGGTGACGAAGTTAAGATTACTGGGCCTGTGGGTAAAGAAATGCTATTACCTGAAGACCCAGAAGCTAATGTCATTATGATGGCAACTGGTACTGGTATTGCGCCTATGCGAGCTTACCTGTGGCGGATGTTTAAGGATTCAGAAAGAGCTGCTAACCCAGAATATCAATTTAAAGGATTCTCTTGGTTAATTTTCGGCGTTCCTACAACTCCCAACATTCTATATAAAGAAGAACTGGAAGAAATTCAGCAAAAATACCCCGAAAACTTCCGCCTCACCTATGCCATCAGCCGGGAACAAAAGAACCCCCAAGGTGGCAGAATGTACATCCAAGACCGCGTAGCAGAACACGCTGATGAATTATGGGCATTAATCAAGAATGAGAAAACCCACACTTACATCTGCGGTTTGCGCGGTATGGAAGACGGTATTGACGCTGCTTTAACTGCTGCGGCTGCTAAAGAAGGTGTTACCTGGAGTAGCTACCAAAAAGACCTCAAGAAAGCTGGTCGTTGGCACGTTGAAACATATTAA
- a CDS encoding DUF3172 domain-containing protein: MRRKSTGRTATTPKSPNSISSMFNLFTIAILGGVFVLGIGIGIAFSSTTTLSPSNVASREFIDTKAPNPEICVQYGASAMVMDARLFVTLNPFNVYVAQPSMRPGCVLRQNNWALLEQRKLVTSEQVRECKNRLNTFGFTGNLDSEKPDIRCIYQNESAQNFFMSQPGAVAPSQETERF; this comes from the coding sequence ATGAGACGTAAATCTACTGGTAGAACGGCTACTACACCTAAATCTCCTAATTCCATATCCTCCATGTTTAACTTGTTCACTATTGCGATTTTAGGAGGTGTGTTTGTACTGGGAATTGGCATTGGCATCGCTTTTAGCTCCACAACCACATTATCGCCATCAAATGTGGCTTCTCGTGAATTTATCGACACCAAAGCACCAAACCCAGAGATTTGCGTCCAATACGGGGCAAGTGCAATGGTCATGGACGCTAGGCTATTTGTAACTCTCAACCCATTTAATGTTTATGTTGCTCAACCTAGTATGCGTCCTGGATGTGTCTTAAGACAAAATAACTGGGCGCTGTTAGAACAACGTAAACTTGTGACATCCGAGCAAGTAAGAGAATGTAAAAACCGCCTCAACACCTTTGGCTTTACAGGTAACTTAGATAGCGAAAAACCTGATATTAGGTGCATTTATCAAAACGAATCTGCACAAAATTTCTTTATGTCTCAACCTGGTGCAGTTGCACCATCTCAAGAAACAGAAAGATTTTAG
- a CDS encoding CAAD domain-containing protein, giving the protein MQEPEFTQTQPKEATVPDINTQAGTITKLQPPVQSQEEWRKYGEQVSDFLATLPDYIGNFFNQYKQPLVSVGLIVGSIVAVKVLLAVLDSLNDIPLVAPTFELIGIGYSAWFVYRYLLKASTRQELTNEITTLKSQVVGQDGNEV; this is encoded by the coding sequence ATGCAAGAACCAGAATTTACCCAAACCCAGCCCAAAGAGGCCACAGTGCCAGACATTAACACTCAAGCAGGAACTATTACCAAACTCCAGCCTCCTGTGCAGTCCCAAGAAGAATGGCGCAAATACGGAGAACAAGTTTCTGATTTCTTAGCAACTCTCCCCGACTACATAGGAAACTTTTTTAATCAGTACAAACAACCCTTAGTCAGTGTCGGTTTAATTGTGGGGTCAATTGTCGCAGTGAAGGTACTGTTGGCAGTTTTAGATTCTTTGAATGATATCCCTTTAGTAGCACCAACATTTGAATTGATTGGTATCGGTTACTCTGCTTGGTTCGTTTATCGCTACCTGTTGAAAGCTTCTACCAGACAAGAACTAACTAACGAAATCACCACTCTTAAATCTCAAGTCGTTGGTCAAGATGGTAACGAAGTATAA
- the metK gene encoding methionine adenosyltransferase → MSRRYLFTSESVTEGHPDKICDQISDTILDTLLTQDPTSRVAAEVVVNTGLVLITGEITTKANVNYANIARKKIAEIGYINADNGFSANSTSVIVALDEQSPDIAQGVNTAQETREQDSEELFDTIGAGDQGIMFGFACNETPELMPLPICLAHRIARRLAAVRKTGELSYLRPDGKTQVTVIYEDGRPVGIDTVLISTQHTATIGDITDEAAVQAKIKEDLWKAVVEPVFGDLEIKPDQDTRFLVNPTGKFVIGGPQGDSGLTGRKIIVDTYGGYSRHGGGAFSGKDPTKVDRSAAYAARYVAKNIVAAGLAEKCEVQLSYAIGVARPVSILLDTFGTGKVDDDILLELVKANFELRPAGIIHSFNLRNLPSERGGRFYQDVAAYGHLGRNDLDLPWERTDKADFLKQAVSHALSGAIA, encoded by the coding sequence TTGTCTAGACGTTATCTATTTACCTCCGAGTCTGTTACCGAAGGTCATCCAGATAAAATCTGCGATCAGATTTCTGATACTATTTTGGATACCTTGCTAACACAAGACCCTACTAGTCGTGTTGCAGCTGAAGTTGTGGTCAATACTGGCTTAGTATTAATCACAGGTGAAATCACCACTAAAGCTAATGTCAATTACGCTAATATTGCCCGGAAAAAAATAGCGGAAATTGGTTACATTAATGCCGATAACGGCTTTTCAGCCAACAGCACCAGTGTAATTGTAGCTTTAGACGAACAATCACCAGACATTGCTCAAGGTGTCAACACTGCTCAAGAAACCCGCGAACAGGATAGCGAAGAACTATTCGATACAATTGGTGCTGGCGACCAAGGTATCATGTTTGGTTTCGCTTGTAATGAAACCCCAGAACTGATGCCCTTGCCAATCTGCTTGGCTCATCGCATTGCTCGTAGACTCGCAGCCGTCCGCAAAACTGGGGAATTATCTTACCTACGTCCTGATGGCAAAACTCAAGTTACCGTTATTTACGAAGACGGTCGCCCTGTAGGTATTGATACAGTTCTCATTTCCACACAACACACAGCTACCATCGGTGATATTACTGATGAAGCCGCAGTCCAAGCCAAAATCAAAGAAGATTTGTGGAAGGCTGTAGTTGAACCTGTGTTTGGTGACTTGGAAATCAAGCCAGACCAAGATACACGCTTTTTAGTTAACCCCACTGGTAAATTCGTTATTGGTGGGCCTCAAGGCGACTCTGGTTTAACAGGACGTAAAATTATCGTTGATACCTACGGTGGTTACTCCCGACATGGTGGCGGTGCTTTCTCTGGCAAAGACCCCACAAAGGTAGACCGTTCTGCGGCTTATGCTGCGCGTTATGTAGCGAAAAATATTGTTGCTGCTGGGTTGGCGGAGAAATGTGAAGTCCAGTTAAGTTATGCCATTGGTGTAGCTCGACCCGTAAGTATTTTACTTGATACCTTCGGTACTGGCAAAGTCGATGATGATATTTTGTTGGAACTAGTCAAAGCCAACTTTGAACTACGTCCAGCCGGGATTATTCATAGCTTCAACTTACGCAACTTACCAAGCGAAAGAGGCGGACGTTTTTATCAGGACGTCGCGGCTTACGGACACTTGGGACGGAACGACCTAGATTTACCTTGGGAACGTACCGATAAAGCGGATTTTTTGAAGCAAGCTGTTAGTCACGCATTATCAGGCGCGATCGCCTAA
- a CDS encoding M15 family metallopeptidase, with the protein MKPYHHIAIVECGEPLIEIPLELFTVESPHPYEKLGATYGYYSPYYLRQSVVNKLIQAQNYLELLLPLWRIQIFDGYRPVAVQQFMVNYSFATAVQERGLIEAELSQHQRQEIWDAVYEIWAVPSLNEKTPPPHSTGAAVDVTLVDDKGQVVNMGSPIDELSERSHPDYYAHSEISAQRQYHAHRQLLCDVMLKAGFQRNPKEWWHFCYGDQMWAWLSHQPTAMYGRL; encoded by the coding sequence ATAAAACCTTATCACCACATAGCTATTGTGGAATGTGGTGAACCTCTAATAGAGATTCCCCTAGAACTTTTTACGGTGGAATCTCCACATCCCTATGAAAAACTAGGGGCTACTTACGGATACTATTCGCCTTATTACTTGCGTCAGAGTGTAGTTAACAAGCTGATTCAAGCTCAAAATTATTTAGAGTTGCTACTTCCTCTCTGGCGGATTCAAATTTTTGATGGTTATCGCCCTGTAGCTGTACAGCAATTTATGGTAAATTACAGCTTCGCTACAGCTGTACAAGAACGCGGTTTGATTGAGGCTGAGTTAAGCCAACACCAACGTCAAGAAATTTGGGATGCAGTTTACGAGATTTGGGCTGTACCAAGTTTGAATGAAAAAACACCACCTCCCCATAGTACAGGTGCAGCTGTAGATGTAACATTGGTGGATGATAAAGGACAAGTCGTGAACATGGGTTCGCCCATTGATGAATTGTCAGAGCGATCGCACCCCGATTACTATGCTCATAGTGAAATATCAGCACAGAGACAATATCACGCTCATCGCCAATTATTGTGCGATGTCATGCTTAAAGCTGGCTTTCAACGCAATCCCAAAGAGTGGTGGCATTTTTGTTATGGTGATCAAATGTGGGCTTGGTTGAGTCATCAACCAACAGCTATGTATGGACGTTTATGA